The proteins below are encoded in one region of Struthio camelus isolate bStrCam1 chromosome 11, bStrCam1.hap1, whole genome shotgun sequence:
- the LOC104153990 gene encoding uncharacterized protein isoform X2, whose product MSTHWHCRSFGSILLLLGKNLALITEIPQDSVNGTVGHSVLLPVSYKFTNSSCFPLSFHWTFSNRSDALITCTVLNCSLSAEGAPKHCFAKHFPHAAYRGRVVLFPENASLLLQDLQLSDGGVYSVTFKQRIQTRHITLTVYNPHFSSKNADHNDTKKEISSQITDYIIGVSSCLISFLLLFLFCCCIWHPGAVQQKKRRTITQQEVSHAEESPMESTMMRDTANIYARVGDSFEQPQPRATPEVVYMSATFSNPPGSDWALSACAATVELPQVGALNFAKDSPV is encoded by the exons ATGTCCACTCACTGGCACTGCAGGAGCTTTGGCTCCATTCTTCTGCTCCTCG GAAAAAACCTGGCTCTTATCACTGAAATCCCTCAGGATTCGGTCAATGGCACTGTGGGCCACTCCGTGCTCCTGCCCGTCTCCTACAAATTCACAAACTCCTCTTGCTTCCCACTGTCGTTTCACTGGACGTTCAGTAACCGCTCGGACGCGCTCATCACCTGCACGGTGCTGAACTGCTCCCTGAGCGCGGAGGGGGCTCCCAAGCACTGCTTTGCAAAGCATTTCCCACACGCCGCGTACCGAGGTCGCGTTGTGCTTTTCCCTGAGAACGCGTCCCTGCTGCTCCAGGACCTGCAGCTCAGCGACGGCGGGGTGTACAGCGTCACCTTCAAACAGCGGATCCAAACCAGGCACATCACCTTAACTGTGTATAACCCTCATTTTAGCTCTAAAAATGCag ACCATAATgacacaaaaaaggaaatttcaagcCAGATCACTGACTACATTATTGGAGTTTCTTCTTGTTTaatctccttccttctgctgttcCTGTTCTGCTGCTGCATATGGCACCCGG GTGCAgttcagcagaagaaaaggagaaccaTTACACAACAAGAG GTCTCACATGCTGAGGAGTCTCCCATGGAAAGCACCATGATGAGAGATACAGCAAATATTTATGCCAGAGTTGGAGACAGCTTTGAACAGCCACAGCCAAGAGCAACGCCAGAGGTTGTTTACATGTCTGCAACCTTCTCTAACCCACCAGGATCGGATTGGGCACTGTCGGCTTGTGCAGCAACTGTGGAGCTGCCTCAAGTGGGAGCCTTAAACTTTGCTAAAGATAGTcctgtttaa
- the LOC104153990 gene encoding uncharacterized protein isoform X1, with product MSTHWHCRSFGSILLLLGKNLALITEIPQDSVNGTVGHSVLLPVSYKFTNSSCFPLSFHWTFSNRSDALITCTVLNCSLSAEGAPKHCFAKHFPHAAYRGRVVLFPENASLLLQDLQLSDGGVYSVTFKQRIQTRHITLTVYNPHFSSKNAGECECESVLSTDIIYNTTAMHTGRRGGAGRIFVPTSPRDVLLQRRQDFKGCHMWCYHNDTKKEISSQITDYIIGVSSCLISFLLLFLFCCCIWHPGAVQQKKRRTITQQEVSHAEESPMESTMMRDTANIYARVGDSFEQPQPRATPEVVYMSATFSNPPGSDWALSACAATVELPQVGALNFAKDSPV from the exons ATGTCCACTCACTGGCACTGCAGGAGCTTTGGCTCCATTCTTCTGCTCCTCG GAAAAAACCTGGCTCTTATCACTGAAATCCCTCAGGATTCGGTCAATGGCACTGTGGGCCACTCCGTGCTCCTGCCCGTCTCCTACAAATTCACAAACTCCTCTTGCTTCCCACTGTCGTTTCACTGGACGTTCAGTAACCGCTCGGACGCGCTCATCACCTGCACGGTGCTGAACTGCTCCCTGAGCGCGGAGGGGGCTCCCAAGCACTGCTTTGCAAAGCATTTCCCACACGCCGCGTACCGAGGTCGCGTTGTGCTTTTCCCTGAGAACGCGTCCCTGCTGCTCCAGGACCTGCAGCTCAGCGACGGCGGGGTGTACAGCGTCACCTTCAAACAGCGGATCCAAACCAGGCACATCACCTTAACTGTGTATAACCCTCATTTTAGCTCTAAAAATGCaggtgagtgtgagtgtgagagCGTGCTCAGCACAGACATCATCTATAATACCACAGCGATGCATACAGGAAGAAGAGGGGGTGCAGGTAGGATATTTGTTCCTACTTCCCCAAGGGATGTGTTGCTGCAGCGAAGACAGGATTTCAAGGGATGTCATATGTGGTGTT ACCATAATgacacaaaaaaggaaatttcaagcCAGATCACTGACTACATTATTGGAGTTTCTTCTTGTTTaatctccttccttctgctgttcCTGTTCTGCTGCTGCATATGGCACCCGG GTGCAgttcagcagaagaaaaggagaaccaTTACACAACAAGAG GTCTCACATGCTGAGGAGTCTCCCATGGAAAGCACCATGATGAGAGATACAGCAAATATTTATGCCAGAGTTGGAGACAGCTTTGAACAGCCACAGCCAAGAGCAACGCCAGAGGTTGTTTACATGTCTGCAACCTTCTCTAACCCACCAGGATCGGATTGGGCACTGTCGGCTTGTGCAGCAACTGTGGAGCTGCCTCAAGTGGGAGCCTTAAACTTTGCTAAAGATAGTcctgtttaa
- the LOC104153923 gene encoding uncharacterized protein isoform X3: MWKHMERLLRKQIGSSITMHCHGAHLQFCRADRITVWSLLCLMLICQPSELPGTSWVLLAGLLVPLQWAAEAGGPLERKAATVGSSVLLPVPENVTHIYSVQWEYLNGTRSHSILQHYKGSHTPAIHAPYTGRAIFHPSNGSLLLEDVQETDSGIYKVTINLVERESLKIQLEVLKPVSHPQLRSSALMAQSTVEVLCDVAEGRVDTIAWKKDGQLLPPDRGFYLSSSINVLYLRKVKKSDCGSYSCNASNGISWQEASLNVTIAGLSPPLQDALRIAVVAVVFAAVSGWGLIFPVCQSEKQRIRGELWRWLSAYTCGLVCISSVLASTAGIIWMREEGPSIAFILPEILLTYVVVVTFLVSATVTFQPSKLVHLKSKTVQRTMGYAAPGGVLSVVLTTSFLIKNIYHRHEQGCTEFVDVTTLAVSTAVVSALPVLAIFLRYLFFCRSYNSGMSERGTQLQLGGQAQALSNVSTHHQGSCLHSLEAGGISHLSESLQSPSQVDA, from the exons ATGTGGAAGCACATGGAACGACTTCTCAGGAAGCAGATCGGGTCCTCCATAACTATGCACTGCCATGGAGCCCATCTTCAGTTTTGCAGAGCTGACAGAATAACTGTTTGGTCTCTCCTATGCCTG ATGCTGATCTGCCAACCGTCGGAGCTGCCGGGGACCAGCTGGGTGCTCCTCGCAG GGCTGTTAGTGCCCTTGCAATGGGCTGCAGAAGCAGGAGGACCTCTGGAAAGAAAAGCTGCCACTGTGGGATCTTCGGTACTGCTTCCTGTGCCAGAGAACGTCACACATATATACTCAGTGCAGTGGGAGTACCTCAACGGCACCAGGTCCCACTCCATCCTGCAGCACTACAAGGGCTCACACACCCCAGCTATCCATGCACCCTACACAGGTCGAGCCATTTTCCATCCATCCAATGGATCTCTCTTGTTGGAAGATGTGCAGGAAACCGACAGCGGGATCTACAAAGTGACCATCAACCTAGTAGAAAGGGAGAGCCTCAAAATCCAGCTGGAAGTCCTCA AGCCCGTGTCTCACCCTCAGCTCCGGAGCAGCGCCCTAATGGCACAGTCCACTGTCGAGGTGCTCTGTGATGTGGCTGAGGGCAGAGTGGACACCATCGCCTGGAAGAAGGATGGGCAGCTCCTTCCCCCAGACAGAGGTTTCTATCTCTCCAGCAGCATCAATGTTTTGTACCTGAGGAAGGTGAAGAAGTCGGACTGTGGTTCCTACTCTTGCAATGCCAGCAATGGGATAAGCTGGCAGGAAGCTTCCCTGAATGTGACCATTGCAG GTCTCTCCCCTCCCTTACAAGATGCACTGAGGATTGCAGTGGTTGCTGTGGTCTTTGCTGCCGTCTCGGGATGGGGCTTAATTTTTCCTGTCTGCCaatcagaaaagcaaagaataa GAGGGGAGCTGTGGCGATGGCTCAGTGCCTACACCTGCGGGCTGGTGTGCATCTCCTCTGTCCTGGCAAGCACCGCCGGGATCATCTGGATGCGAGAGGAAG GCCCATCTATTGCCTTCATATTGCCTGAGATCCTCCTTACGTATGTGGTTGTGGTAACATTCCTGGTTTCTGCCACCGTGACGTTCCAGCCTTCAAAACTCGTCCATCTCAAAAGCAAAACAG TACAGCGCACGATGGGCTACGCTGCTCCCGGAGGGGTGCTTTCAGTGGTGCTGACTACCAGCTTCCTCATAAAGAACATCTACCATCGTCACG AACAAGGTTGCACAGAGTTTGTGGATGTGACCACCCTCGCAGTTAGCACAGCTGTGGTGTCTGCCCTCCCAGTCCTCGCAATCTTCCTGCGCT ACTTGTTTTTTTGCAGATCATACAACTCAGGGATGTCAGAAAGAGGAACACAGCTCCAGTTGGGTGGACAAGCACAG gCTCTTTCAAATGTCTCCACCCATCATCAAGGATCCTGTTTGCACTCATTAGAGGCTGGAGGTATTTCTCATCTGTCTGAGTCTCTCCAATCACCCTCCCAGGTTGATGCTTAG
- the LOC104153923 gene encoding uncharacterized protein isoform X2, whose translation MQGTIRQLCPPVLPAHSAGELPASACVAVRIREHSRRAREAAACDQKASRKDFPAEWQERRQQERRGTTGRKTMLICQPSELPGTSWVLLAGLLVPLQWAAEAGGPLERKAATVGSSVLLPVPENVTHIYSVQWEYLNGTRSHSILQHYKGSHTPAIHAPYTGRAIFHPSNGSLLLEDVQETDSGIYKVTINLVERESLKIQLEVLKPVSHPQLRSSALMAQSTVEVLCDVAEGRVDTIAWKKDGQLLPPDRGFYLSSSINVLYLRKVKKSDCGSYSCNASNGISWQEASLNVTIAGLSPPLQDALRIAVVAVVFAAVSGWGLIFPVCQSEKQRIRGELWRWLSAYTCGLVCISSVLASTAGIIWMREEGPSIAFILPEILLTYVVVVTFLVSATVTFQPSKLVHLKSKTVQRTMGYAAPGGVLSVVLTTSFLIKNIYHRHEQGCTEFVDVTTLAVSTAVVSALPVLAIFLRYHTTQGCQKEEHSSSWVDKHRLFQMSPPIIKDPVCTH comes from the exons ATGCAGGGAACCAtcaggcagctctgccctccagtgcTCCCAGCCCACAGCGCTGGTGAGCTGCCAGCTTCTGCTTGTGTTGCTGTCAGGATCAGAGAGCACTCCAGGCGAGCACGTGAAGCTGCTGCCTGTGACCAGAAAGCCTCCAGAAAGGATTTCCCGGCAGAGTggcaggagaggaggcagcaagaaaggagaggaacaaCTGGGAGGAAAACA ATGCTGATCTGCCAACCGTCGGAGCTGCCGGGGACCAGCTGGGTGCTCCTCGCAG GGCTGTTAGTGCCCTTGCAATGGGCTGCAGAAGCAGGAGGACCTCTGGAAAGAAAAGCTGCCACTGTGGGATCTTCGGTACTGCTTCCTGTGCCAGAGAACGTCACACATATATACTCAGTGCAGTGGGAGTACCTCAACGGCACCAGGTCCCACTCCATCCTGCAGCACTACAAGGGCTCACACACCCCAGCTATCCATGCACCCTACACAGGTCGAGCCATTTTCCATCCATCCAATGGATCTCTCTTGTTGGAAGATGTGCAGGAAACCGACAGCGGGATCTACAAAGTGACCATCAACCTAGTAGAAAGGGAGAGCCTCAAAATCCAGCTGGAAGTCCTCA AGCCCGTGTCTCACCCTCAGCTCCGGAGCAGCGCCCTAATGGCACAGTCCACTGTCGAGGTGCTCTGTGATGTGGCTGAGGGCAGAGTGGACACCATCGCCTGGAAGAAGGATGGGCAGCTCCTTCCCCCAGACAGAGGTTTCTATCTCTCCAGCAGCATCAATGTTTTGTACCTGAGGAAGGTGAAGAAGTCGGACTGTGGTTCCTACTCTTGCAATGCCAGCAATGGGATAAGCTGGCAGGAAGCTTCCCTGAATGTGACCATTGCAG GTCTCTCCCCTCCCTTACAAGATGCACTGAGGATTGCAGTGGTTGCTGTGGTCTTTGCTGCCGTCTCGGGATGGGGCTTAATTTTTCCTGTCTGCCaatcagaaaagcaaagaataa GAGGGGAGCTGTGGCGATGGCTCAGTGCCTACACCTGCGGGCTGGTGTGCATCTCCTCTGTCCTGGCAAGCACCGCCGGGATCATCTGGATGCGAGAGGAAG GCCCATCTATTGCCTTCATATTGCCTGAGATCCTCCTTACGTATGTGGTTGTGGTAACATTCCTGGTTTCTGCCACCGTGACGTTCCAGCCTTCAAAACTCGTCCATCTCAAAAGCAAAACAG TACAGCGCACGATGGGCTACGCTGCTCCCGGAGGGGTGCTTTCAGTGGTGCTGACTACCAGCTTCCTCATAAAGAACATCTACCATCGTCACG AACAAGGTTGCACAGAGTTTGTGGATGTGACCACCCTCGCAGTTAGCACAGCTGTGGTGTCTGCCCTCCCAGTCCTCGCAATCTTCCTGCGCT ATCATACAACTCAGGGATGTCAGAAAGAGGAACACAGCTCCAGTTGGGTGGACAAGCACAG gCTCTTTCAAATGTCTCCACCCATCATCAAGGATCCTGTTTGCACTCATTAG
- the LOC104153923 gene encoding uncharacterized protein isoform X1, with the protein MQGTIRQLCPPVLPAHSAGELPASACVAVRIREHSRRAREAAACDQKASRKDFPAEWQERRQQERRGTTGRKTMLICQPSELPGTSWVLLAGLLVPLQWAAEAGGPLERKAATVGSSVLLPVPENVTHIYSVQWEYLNGTRSHSILQHYKGSHTPAIHAPYTGRAIFHPSNGSLLLEDVQETDSGIYKVTINLVERESLKIQLEVLKPVSHPQLRSSALMAQSTVEVLCDVAEGRVDTIAWKKDGQLLPPDRGFYLSSSINVLYLRKVKKSDCGSYSCNASNGISWQEASLNVTIAGLSPPLQDALRIAVVAVVFAAVSGWGLIFPVCQSEKQRIRGELWRWLSAYTCGLVCISSVLASTAGIIWMREEGPSIAFILPEILLTYVVVVTFLVSATVTFQPSKLVHLKSKTVQRTMGYAAPGGVLSVVLTTSFLIKNIYHRHEQGCTEFVDVTTLAVSTAVVSALPVLAIFLRYLFFCRSYNSGMSERGTQLQLGGQAQALSNVSTHHQGSCLHSLEAGGISHLSESLQSPSQVDA; encoded by the exons ATGCAGGGAACCAtcaggcagctctgccctccagtgcTCCCAGCCCACAGCGCTGGTGAGCTGCCAGCTTCTGCTTGTGTTGCTGTCAGGATCAGAGAGCACTCCAGGCGAGCACGTGAAGCTGCTGCCTGTGACCAGAAAGCCTCCAGAAAGGATTTCCCGGCAGAGTggcaggagaggaggcagcaagaaaggagaggaacaaCTGGGAGGAAAACA ATGCTGATCTGCCAACCGTCGGAGCTGCCGGGGACCAGCTGGGTGCTCCTCGCAG GGCTGTTAGTGCCCTTGCAATGGGCTGCAGAAGCAGGAGGACCTCTGGAAAGAAAAGCTGCCACTGTGGGATCTTCGGTACTGCTTCCTGTGCCAGAGAACGTCACACATATATACTCAGTGCAGTGGGAGTACCTCAACGGCACCAGGTCCCACTCCATCCTGCAGCACTACAAGGGCTCACACACCCCAGCTATCCATGCACCCTACACAGGTCGAGCCATTTTCCATCCATCCAATGGATCTCTCTTGTTGGAAGATGTGCAGGAAACCGACAGCGGGATCTACAAAGTGACCATCAACCTAGTAGAAAGGGAGAGCCTCAAAATCCAGCTGGAAGTCCTCA AGCCCGTGTCTCACCCTCAGCTCCGGAGCAGCGCCCTAATGGCACAGTCCACTGTCGAGGTGCTCTGTGATGTGGCTGAGGGCAGAGTGGACACCATCGCCTGGAAGAAGGATGGGCAGCTCCTTCCCCCAGACAGAGGTTTCTATCTCTCCAGCAGCATCAATGTTTTGTACCTGAGGAAGGTGAAGAAGTCGGACTGTGGTTCCTACTCTTGCAATGCCAGCAATGGGATAAGCTGGCAGGAAGCTTCCCTGAATGTGACCATTGCAG GTCTCTCCCCTCCCTTACAAGATGCACTGAGGATTGCAGTGGTTGCTGTGGTCTTTGCTGCCGTCTCGGGATGGGGCTTAATTTTTCCTGTCTGCCaatcagaaaagcaaagaataa GAGGGGAGCTGTGGCGATGGCTCAGTGCCTACACCTGCGGGCTGGTGTGCATCTCCTCTGTCCTGGCAAGCACCGCCGGGATCATCTGGATGCGAGAGGAAG GCCCATCTATTGCCTTCATATTGCCTGAGATCCTCCTTACGTATGTGGTTGTGGTAACATTCCTGGTTTCTGCCACCGTGACGTTCCAGCCTTCAAAACTCGTCCATCTCAAAAGCAAAACAG TACAGCGCACGATGGGCTACGCTGCTCCCGGAGGGGTGCTTTCAGTGGTGCTGACTACCAGCTTCCTCATAAAGAACATCTACCATCGTCACG AACAAGGTTGCACAGAGTTTGTGGATGTGACCACCCTCGCAGTTAGCACAGCTGTGGTGTCTGCCCTCCCAGTCCTCGCAATCTTCCTGCGCT ACTTGTTTTTTTGCAGATCATACAACTCAGGGATGTCAGAAAGAGGAACACAGCTCCAGTTGGGTGGACAAGCACAG gCTCTTTCAAATGTCTCCACCCATCATCAAGGATCCTGTTTGCACTCATTAGAGGCTGGAGGTATTTCTCATCTGTCTGAGTCTCTCCAATCACCCTCCCAGGTTGATGCTTAG
- the LOC104153923 gene encoding uncharacterized protein isoform X5, whose protein sequence is MAFSKNPSISFRAASGSHRNLCHTRIATDKLIGSLIWLLVPLQWAAEAGGPLERKAATVGSSVLLPVPENVTHIYSVQWEYLNGTRSHSILQHYKGSHTPAIHAPYTGRAIFHPSNGSLLLEDVQETDSGIYKVTINLVERESLKIQLEVLKPVSHPQLRSSALMAQSTVEVLCDVAEGRVDTIAWKKDGQLLPPDRGFYLSSSINVLYLRKVKKSDCGSYSCNASNGISWQEASLNVTIAGLSPPLQDALRIAVVAVVFAAVSGWGLIFPVCQSEKQRIRGELWRWLSAYTCGLVCISSVLASTAGIIWMREEGPSIAFILPEILLTYVVVVTFLVSATVTFQPSKLVHLKSKTVQRTMGYAAPGGVLSVVLTTSFLIKNIYHRHEQGCTEFVDVTTLAVSTAVVSALPVLAIFLRYHTTQGCQKEEHSSSWVDKHRLFQMSPPIIKDPVCTH, encoded by the exons ATGGCCTTCAGCAAAAATCCCAGCATCTCCTTCAGAGCAGCCTCTGGGAGTCACAGGAACCTTTGTCACACCAGGATTGCCACAGACAAATTAATTGGATCTCTGATCT GGCTGTTAGTGCCCTTGCAATGGGCTGCAGAAGCAGGAGGACCTCTGGAAAGAAAAGCTGCCACTGTGGGATCTTCGGTACTGCTTCCTGTGCCAGAGAACGTCACACATATATACTCAGTGCAGTGGGAGTACCTCAACGGCACCAGGTCCCACTCCATCCTGCAGCACTACAAGGGCTCACACACCCCAGCTATCCATGCACCCTACACAGGTCGAGCCATTTTCCATCCATCCAATGGATCTCTCTTGTTGGAAGATGTGCAGGAAACCGACAGCGGGATCTACAAAGTGACCATCAACCTAGTAGAAAGGGAGAGCCTCAAAATCCAGCTGGAAGTCCTCA AGCCCGTGTCTCACCCTCAGCTCCGGAGCAGCGCCCTAATGGCACAGTCCACTGTCGAGGTGCTCTGTGATGTGGCTGAGGGCAGAGTGGACACCATCGCCTGGAAGAAGGATGGGCAGCTCCTTCCCCCAGACAGAGGTTTCTATCTCTCCAGCAGCATCAATGTTTTGTACCTGAGGAAGGTGAAGAAGTCGGACTGTGGTTCCTACTCTTGCAATGCCAGCAATGGGATAAGCTGGCAGGAAGCTTCCCTGAATGTGACCATTGCAG GTCTCTCCCCTCCCTTACAAGATGCACTGAGGATTGCAGTGGTTGCTGTGGTCTTTGCTGCCGTCTCGGGATGGGGCTTAATTTTTCCTGTCTGCCaatcagaaaagcaaagaataa GAGGGGAGCTGTGGCGATGGCTCAGTGCCTACACCTGCGGGCTGGTGTGCATCTCCTCTGTCCTGGCAAGCACCGCCGGGATCATCTGGATGCGAGAGGAAG GCCCATCTATTGCCTTCATATTGCCTGAGATCCTCCTTACGTATGTGGTTGTGGTAACATTCCTGGTTTCTGCCACCGTGACGTTCCAGCCTTCAAAACTCGTCCATCTCAAAAGCAAAACAG TACAGCGCACGATGGGCTACGCTGCTCCCGGAGGGGTGCTTTCAGTGGTGCTGACTACCAGCTTCCTCATAAAGAACATCTACCATCGTCACG AACAAGGTTGCACAGAGTTTGTGGATGTGACCACCCTCGCAGTTAGCACAGCTGTGGTGTCTGCCCTCCCAGTCCTCGCAATCTTCCTGCGCT ATCATACAACTCAGGGATGTCAGAAAGAGGAACACAGCTCCAGTTGGGTGGACAAGCACAG gCTCTTTCAAATGTCTCCACCCATCATCAAGGATCCTGTTTGCACTCATTAG
- the LOC104153923 gene encoding uncharacterized protein isoform X4 — protein MQKLPCVLEKQFHPSGLGVDGGFQPQTTPGVWTEPWKLGLLVPLQWAAEAGGPLERKAATVGSSVLLPVPENVTHIYSVQWEYLNGTRSHSILQHYKGSHTPAIHAPYTGRAIFHPSNGSLLLEDVQETDSGIYKVTINLVERESLKIQLEVLKPVSHPQLRSSALMAQSTVEVLCDVAEGRVDTIAWKKDGQLLPPDRGFYLSSSINVLYLRKVKKSDCGSYSCNASNGISWQEASLNVTIAGLSPPLQDALRIAVVAVVFAAVSGWGLIFPVCQSEKQRIRGELWRWLSAYTCGLVCISSVLASTAGIIWMREEGPSIAFILPEILLTYVVVVTFLVSATVTFQPSKLVHLKSKTVQRTMGYAAPGGVLSVVLTTSFLIKNIYHRHEQGCTEFVDVTTLAVSTAVVSALPVLAIFLRYLFFCRSYNSGMSERGTQLQLGGQAQALSNVSTHHQGSCLHSLEAGGISHLSESLQSPSQVDA, from the exons atgcagaaactgCCTTGTGTGCTGGAGAAACAGTTCCATCCCAGCGGGCTGGGAGTGGATGGAGGCTTTCAGCCCCAAACAACACCAGGAGTTTGGACTGAGCCATGGAAATTAG GGCTGTTAGTGCCCTTGCAATGGGCTGCAGAAGCAGGAGGACCTCTGGAAAGAAAAGCTGCCACTGTGGGATCTTCGGTACTGCTTCCTGTGCCAGAGAACGTCACACATATATACTCAGTGCAGTGGGAGTACCTCAACGGCACCAGGTCCCACTCCATCCTGCAGCACTACAAGGGCTCACACACCCCAGCTATCCATGCACCCTACACAGGTCGAGCCATTTTCCATCCATCCAATGGATCTCTCTTGTTGGAAGATGTGCAGGAAACCGACAGCGGGATCTACAAAGTGACCATCAACCTAGTAGAAAGGGAGAGCCTCAAAATCCAGCTGGAAGTCCTCA AGCCCGTGTCTCACCCTCAGCTCCGGAGCAGCGCCCTAATGGCACAGTCCACTGTCGAGGTGCTCTGTGATGTGGCTGAGGGCAGAGTGGACACCATCGCCTGGAAGAAGGATGGGCAGCTCCTTCCCCCAGACAGAGGTTTCTATCTCTCCAGCAGCATCAATGTTTTGTACCTGAGGAAGGTGAAGAAGTCGGACTGTGGTTCCTACTCTTGCAATGCCAGCAATGGGATAAGCTGGCAGGAAGCTTCCCTGAATGTGACCATTGCAG GTCTCTCCCCTCCCTTACAAGATGCACTGAGGATTGCAGTGGTTGCTGTGGTCTTTGCTGCCGTCTCGGGATGGGGCTTAATTTTTCCTGTCTGCCaatcagaaaagcaaagaataa GAGGGGAGCTGTGGCGATGGCTCAGTGCCTACACCTGCGGGCTGGTGTGCATCTCCTCTGTCCTGGCAAGCACCGCCGGGATCATCTGGATGCGAGAGGAAG GCCCATCTATTGCCTTCATATTGCCTGAGATCCTCCTTACGTATGTGGTTGTGGTAACATTCCTGGTTTCTGCCACCGTGACGTTCCAGCCTTCAAAACTCGTCCATCTCAAAAGCAAAACAG TACAGCGCACGATGGGCTACGCTGCTCCCGGAGGGGTGCTTTCAGTGGTGCTGACTACCAGCTTCCTCATAAAGAACATCTACCATCGTCACG AACAAGGTTGCACAGAGTTTGTGGATGTGACCACCCTCGCAGTTAGCACAGCTGTGGTGTCTGCCCTCCCAGTCCTCGCAATCTTCCTGCGCT ACTTGTTTTTTTGCAGATCATACAACTCAGGGATGTCAGAAAGAGGAACACAGCTCCAGTTGGGTGGACAAGCACAG gCTCTTTCAAATGTCTCCACCCATCATCAAGGATCCTGTTTGCACTCATTAGAGGCTGGAGGTATTTCTCATCTGTCTGAGTCTCTCCAATCACCCTCCCAGGTTGATGCTTAG